Part of the Lytechinus pictus isolate F3 Inbred chromosome 18, Lp3.0, whole genome shotgun sequence genome, TTATCTATATAGCTGTACACGTATACGTGCGCGACAAAAGTTTTCTTACAGggctactcccccccccccctacccgccccaaactataaaaaaaaaaatcgaataaaaagagaaaaaccaaacaaaccTTACACtgaaatcggatgtgaaataaaaaagttatgacatttgacaTTTTCACAACACAGTTGTGCACACCTTGGTTATGTTGGTCGGTATTTAATTAAGGGGACActcattatgaaatatatttcttattacgtgaaatattgaatacttttatttttctcttcattgtgaTGCGTAAAAACTTTATATATTTGGCAGCATTCAATAACGCCAAAGAATTACTAATAGAAGGGGATATTtgcattttatcaaatttattatcGCATTATTTTAAACCTGTACAGTCACAActatactaaaaaaataatcacttcTTTTAATTTTAAGAATTTTACATTTGTTCCGTAATGCGAAAACTATTGCTACAGCAGAATGACGGAATATACAGAAACACCATAATGATTTTATACCATCAAATGTTTTCCTGACTTGAACTCTGTAAATAGTCAACCAAACCCCAAGTTTTATTGAAGAAGTTCCTTGATAGCCTTCGGGATATCATAACCAAAAAGTTTAGAATCGATCGTTAATCCTCCGTAAACAGATATCCTTCGCAAAAGATCTCGAGGGATACTCGAATAGAGGTCTCTCAGACTGCCATAGCTTGAGCTATCAGTCACCCGTTTGGACTTTGAGAGACTCAGCGAAGAGTTCACCTGAAACAGGGTCTCGAGGATATACTTAGAATCTTCACGCATTGTCTCTAACTTCCCGATGAAGTCGTAATTAACTAGACACGGAAAGCAGAGTCGGTAGTACTCCTTCCAATGAGGATTATTGTCGATCGGTGACAGGTAGAACGTGAGGAACTCCTCGAAAGTGAAGTTTCGTTTTCCAAGGAAGACATCAGCTGCAACTTTAGGATCGTTGGAGATGATCCATTCCAGCATTTCATCTCTCCACTTCGAGTGTTCATCTTGGAGAATCTTATCCTGATAGGCAGATAGCAAACGACTGTAAGGGTTCCGAACGAACATGAACGACTTGTAAGTTTTGAGTGTCTCTCGGGCTCGATCAGGGTCGAGTTTCGATATTGGTTTGTAGGCATGATTCATTAAATCATGAACCGAATAGGCACCACTGCTCTCCTTCATGTCTTCCAGGATGTCACCATAACCGCTTATATTCAGGATCATCTGCTTCCAGTTGGTACAGCCCGCTTTAGGAATTGCACAATAAAGAATCTTAAACTTGGGTATGACATAGACATGGCTTAACATCCAGAGTTGATTTTCGGTAAGGTTTCTTGATTCTACATCGTTAGGGTCTCCGCCGTACAAGATACAAGTATCCATGACGGATCTGTGTCTCTGATCTTGTGTTTTTAAGATGTCATAAGGCGGCGATGGAGTGGTTGATATCTGTGAAATGAAACACGTATAGTGGTGGTAGGTTTACTTGTACATGAGACGCTTACTACAatagaaaataaacataatgtGACGACGCGGccgctctctacaacgcacccgttcctttgaaaatgctatagtcaaatcacaatggagaactgagaggcttttgtcgaaagttggtgaacCAGGTCAGCAGATAATCCAAAGATTTGGACcggacgaaaaattgcaaatatgtcggtGTCCAGAGTCACGAGACGACGCTGCTGTCCCGGTCAACCAACTGTCGACAAAGCCTCTCGGCAGTTTATTATGacttgacttgcattttcaaaggaattggtgcgttgtagagagcggCCGCGTCATGATTTCGAAAAatctctatcatgtctattgaAAGTCCTTTTTAACCTTCGTTTATCAGACTTCATCAAAAACgtctgaaaaaaattggaagatatatattttggtATGGCACTCAAAGTATGGCATATTATCCCATAGCATGGAACTCAAAGTTTGTCACTCTATGCCAAGCATCCGACATCACTTGCCGTACTGTTGAGAGATGTATCTTCTATTTTCTGACGTTTCTGATGTAGTCTTATACAGTCGCGTAGTTTTCATTCAAAGGGGCTGATACTCGTTACCTAAAATTAGGAAGCTTTTGCATCGCGACGCAGAAcactttcaagaacatagaaaatacattgtcaaatgcccttcatgacaatgaacaagCAAGAAATCTTTGTAGAAATTTAAATTGGTGTATCAAAACAGCAGATAATGCAGATTCGGCCTGCActtttttcgtcagctccgaaacttaggacgaacTGCCATTCCGGTTCaacaattttcaacaaagaccTCCCAGAATGTTCAGTGTCATTTGAGGGACATTTACCGTTTTCTTGAATTTTTCTCTGCGTACCGGAAAGAAAACTTGCTATTATCAGTGTAACACGAGCAAAACTCGTCGAGACTTCTCGTTTGCGCACTCTTAGTAACTATTTAGCTGTAGAGATCTATTCGATCAAGCCagatctggggagtgtttcatcaacattttcgtccgacaagtcggatctgacaactttccctgAATTTGATAAGCTGGGAACcagtgttactatggtaactgtcggataaaacgtccgacaagtctgTTCATCAAACGTTCCCCTGGTCGACCTATCTATATAGTCTAGTTTTAGACGATTTCAAATGAATCTATTCTCCGACGTATCGTACTTTCCCGTGCGTACGCCAAACCGAATGAACGCGCAAATCCGAGAATCTGTCAGCCCGAAATTTTTAACTTAGAACGACTGGTATAATTAATTGAGACATTTTTATCCTATAGCCGATttcggcggtcatccgaacggtcgtatcagtcaattttggtcacacacacaaaaaaaaaaaaaaaaaaaaaaaatcgattttgagatttttgcagaaaatgaaagtacaagtcctattctattcataactaaaCTTCTatgcagcaatttatttttgaGATTTGAGGggattttcacggcgatgccatacaaattcttaataaaatgcgcaaatcccattggaaacgtgtactgtaaaAGGGCGATACGACGGTtagactgaccgcgatttcaatgcgcgcggtcagccaaaccgtcgtatcggcactgggcactgcattgactttgcacgtgaaaagcttttcgacgtcagagtgcaggatagtacattaatgacgtcagagtgcaggatagtgcattttggatgccatggtgcaattcgctgaatatcatgtgatccgatttggaccaatcagattacagaacattcttgggagttgttCAATCTTACCTTACGTTTCTCATGATGATCCTTTGTCGATATGACGTAATTTGATGGACGATCTGTCCGAGAAGATAGTTGAAGTTGTTTCTCAAAGAAATCTGAATAGATAGAAATGAAACTTTCATAAGCTATAATATCGGCTGCCTTATTAAATTTTTAAATCAGTTGAATAAGCCACTGTTCATTTTACTAGCATGATAGAATCATTAGATGCGGACatcttatgaaaaaaatattcaattatgGATGTGCTGAGATTGGGGAGGAGCCAAGACATTTTGATGTTATGAGGGGTGAGAAGGGACAAGCCGAATTAAGTATGACGTCACTCATACTGTAATGtataatattttgttgtttatatatatgattttattttttatatatatgattaTCCAATGTCCCATGCTTAACTATTCtcattgcaatatttttttcataaattgatATGTTATGTTCAATGATATTTGTATTACAGATTTTTCTGATTTAATGTATTCAATTCTTTACATGTATTAAAACCTAAGCTACTCTCTTTTATATAtctatcgtttttatttttaagaccATTCTAAAAAACAtatgaacataattattatcatgactttgtataaagataattttaataaaaatgtaataaatttcataaatcatcatttgctgttgttattattgttcttGTATTATTTCGTTCGATTAACCTTTATTctttgtgacgtcacactcaCCTGGAATTGTCCTACCCTTCTGCTCGAGCCGTGATGAATATGGTACCCGCAAATCAAGATTTCTCAACACCACAATCATGATGCCGACAACAAAGAGAATGGCTAACGACACTCTTTGGTTCCTCATAGTTTCCTTCACTGAGAAtctaatgaagaaaataaaccTGGTTATACAGTGCgccccacaaaaaacgaaaccgagattaatcgatgatttatcataactttatcacaaatacaatagacaaatgacataccattgtaaagcttagaatctcttctttcatctgaaattagctagattatttttcattcacgcatgagtgagcaaaaacaatttgaagaggggataccaaaaagtcatttggcgggctgtatctaggtttcaaaaagaaaaccacatttttaaaaaggttcaatatctgctttttaatttgatacctcaattacagaaaatggtcaagaaataacaaagttctggttatttgaaataaggcttgaatttcaataatttcataaaatgaagaggttttacaggctagcgttcaaactcactcgacactccgttttgttgacgatcagccatgcattaagtattttgttaaccatgcgatagtttctgtgggaaaccggtgaaaacacgtttatttaatgaaattatggaaatacaagcattgtttcgagggaacataacttttttttacttcttgaccattttttgtgattaaggtatcaaataaaagagcagatattgaactttttaggcatgtaattttctttttgaaattcagataccccccgccaaatgagtttttggtatcctttcttcaaattgtttttgctcactcatgcgtgaatgaggaataatataagtaatatcagatgaaagaggagattctaagctttacattggtaggtcatttatctattgtatttgtgattaagttatgataaatcgttgtttaatctcggtttcgtttttttctgggacgcactgtatagaaaagaaaataaatttctggACGTGAATATTCAAAACCTGCAATCTACATAGAAGACAATGAACAGCTGTACAGCCGGCCGGCAAACTGGTTCTTCAAACCATCTTACATTATCATAATGAGTAGTGGACATGACTGCTCATTTCGATGAAAAAGGATAGGAAGATAAAAAACTTACCAATCATTATGAAGCACAATTATctatgaaatatattcatctccATATTCTAGTCGTGAAAGTAGTCTGCCATCGTTGTACGTTTAATTTATcgattggttaaaaaaaatcagttgacGGCATCTCGGGAAAAAAGATAAACACTGATGAGTAACATCTGTTTGTGATTTCGAGCAGCATTGGTCGAACAGAACGAATAGGCCTACTTGGTATATGTATgtagtaaaaataatgatttttgttttgttttgttttatgggCTAGCGGAACGGGTACATCCTCTTGTAATAAGGACTGTCATAAAAATTATGTTCATAAGGACGCTTGTCGTGATTGGAAAAAGATTCACTCTTCgcaatttagatttttttgacAGTCTTGAAAGTAATCTTGAGA contains:
- the LOC129281704 gene encoding carbohydrate sulfotransferase 11-like; the protein is MRNQRVSLAILFVVGIMIVVLRNLDLRVPYSSRLEQKGRTIPDFFEKQLQLSSRTDRPSNYVISTKDHHEKRKISTTPSPPYDILKTQDQRHRSVMDTCILYGGDPNDVESRNLTENQLWMLSHVYVIPKFKILYCAIPKAGCTNWKQMILNISGYGDILEDMKESSGAYSVHDLMNHAYKPISKLDPDRARETLKTYKSFMFVRNPYSRLLSAYQDKILQDEHSKWRDEMLEWIISNDPKVAADVFLGKRNFTFEEFLTFYLSPIDNNPHWKEYYRLCFPCLVNYDFIGKLETMREDSKYILETLFQVNSSLSLSKSKRVTDSSSYGSLRDLYSSIPRDLLRRISVYGGLTIDSKLFGYDIPKAIKELLQ